A window from Chitinophagales bacterium encodes these proteins:
- a CDS encoding cytochrome c has translation MRNTIYILVLAVAAAVVTTSCSRDPKKPGKIFMPDMAYNPGYETYSESPIATPEGQLMSARKPVTGTIPRGWVPADEKIRTNEAFLMSYMAKNHFTHDPLKWQEEYDKAGTLLQNPLEASKENIAAGKELYTIHCKVCHGEKGDGNGQIIVLPDGSDGPYTAVPPAYAKHLPEIKDGNMFYSVSYGKGMMGGYGFSLNVTERWQVIHYIKSLAGISATATAPATPAPTAVAEAKK, from the coding sequence ATGAGAAATACAATATACATATTGGTTTTAGCCGTGGCAGCAGCAGTTGTTACAACTTCTTGCAGTCGGGATCCTAAAAAGCCGGGGAAAATTTTTATGCCGGATATGGCATATAACCCAGGTTACGAAACCTATTCTGAAAGCCCTATTGCCACACCGGAAGGGCAGTTGATGAGCGCCCGCAAGCCGGTTACAGGTACTATTCCTCGCGGATGGGTTCCGGCAGATGAAAAGATTAGAACCAATGAAGCATTTTTAATGAGCTATATGGCTAAGAACCATTTTACGCACGATCCATTAAAATGGCAAGAGGAGTACGATAAAGCAGGTACGCTACTTCAAAACCCATTAGAGGCAAGCAAAGAAAATATTGCAGCAGGGAAAGAGCTTTATACCATTCATTGCAAAGTTTGCCATGGCGAAAAAGGCGATGGTAATGGACAAATAATTGTATTGCCAGACGGCAGCGATGGCCCATACACCGCGGTGCCACCGGCTTATGCTAAGCACTTGCCGGAAATTAAAGACGGAAATATGTTTTATTCTGTAAGCTATGGAAAAGGTATGATGGGTGGTTACGGATTTTCTTTAAACGTAACTGAAAGATGGCAGGTAATTCATTATATTAAAAGTTTAGCAGGAATTTCTGCAACAGCAACTGCTCCGGCAACTCCGGCTCCAACTGCTGTAGCTGAAGCAAAAAAATAA
- a CDS encoding DUF3341 domain-containing protein, whose amino-acid sequence MSNKFLIGMWDHEEVFVHAAEHLTHDGVQIHETLTPFPVHGLEHALGYRETRLHTAGFLFGLTGTTVALAFMSWVMASNYPINFGGKPYWPLPSFIPITFELTVLFAAVGMVLTYCVRNRLFPGYVPRIYDVRTTDDRFAFVFDIEGKSEEEVAKLKSICEHNGAVEVKTKEFKEGETL is encoded by the coding sequence ATGAGTAATAAATTTTTAATTGGAATGTGGGATCACGAGGAGGTATTTGTTCATGCAGCAGAGCACCTTACACACGATGGTGTGCAAATTCATGAAACACTTACTCCGTTTCCGGTTCACGGTTTGGAACACGCATTAGGCTATCGTGAAACACGTTTGCATACTGCCGGTTTCTTATTCGGGCTTACCGGAACCACCGTGGCATTGGCTTTTATGAGTTGGGTAATGGCTTCTAACTATCCAATTAACTTTGGTGGAAAGCCATATTGGCCACTACCTTCATTTATTCCAATCACATTTGAGTTGACGGTATTATTTGCCGCAGTAGGCATGGTGCTTACATACTGTGTAAGAAATAGGCTATTCCCCGGTTATGTGCCACGTATTTACGATGTACGCACTACCGATGACCGTTTTGCATTTGTGTTTGATATCGAAGGCAAAAGCGAAGAGGAGGTTGCAAAACTGAAATCTATTTGCGAACACAACGGAGCTGTAGAAGTAAAAACTAAAGAATTTAAAGAAGGAGAAACACTTTAA
- the nrfD gene encoding polysulfide reductase NrfD, with the protein MHAYESEFREPLIGPSVKNYTQITDELVKPTEGTPPLSWWILFSLMATGTLFFLFCLGWTIWFGIGTWGLNKTIGWAWDITNFVWWIGIGHAGTLISAILLLFRQRFRTGINRAAEAMTIFAVICAGIFPLLHTGRQWLDFFIFPYPNTRGPLWVNFNSPLLWDVFAISTYFTVSLLFWYSGLMPDFATIRDRAKGKTRKFIYNILSFGWQGTAKQWQRFESLSLVLAGLSTPLVLSVHTIVSFDFATSVIPGWHTTIFPPYFVAGAIFSGFAMVETLMLITRKLFKLEDYITVNHIESMNKIIVLTGSIVGIAYLTELFIAWYSGYLYEQHAFYNRALGKYWWAYTLMMSCNVISPQAYWFKSLRRNLWVTFILSIFVNIGMWFERFVIIVTSLADDFLPSSWTYFSPTWVDIGIYVGSMCLFMTLFLLFARTFPVVAIAEIKSIFRKSSAVAKAERAKKEGTSGGGYVGSYQVGVLDKDAKN; encoded by the coding sequence ATGCACGCATACGAATCGGAATTTAGGGAACCGCTCATTGGACCTTCGGTTAAGAACTACACGCAGATTACAGATGAGTTGGTAAAGCCAACGGAAGGTACGCCACCGTTGAGTTGGTGGATATTGTTTAGCTTAATGGCTACCGGAACTTTGTTTTTCCTCTTTTGTTTGGGATGGACAATTTGGTTTGGTATAGGCACATGGGGTTTAAATAAAACCATCGGTTGGGCATGGGATATCACCAACTTCGTTTGGTGGATTGGTATCGGACACGCAGGAACGCTTATTTCGGCAATCTTGTTGTTATTCCGCCAACGTTTCCGTACAGGTATTAACCGTGCAGCGGAAGCTATGACCATTTTTGCGGTAATTTGTGCGGGTATTTTCCCGTTGTTGCACACTGGTCGCCAGTGGTTAGATTTCTTTATTTTCCCTTATCCTAACACACGTGGTCCACTTTGGGTAAACTTTAACTCACCGCTTTTGTGGGACGTATTTGCAATTTCTACTTACTTTACTGTATCGTTGTTGTTTTGGTACTCTGGTTTAATGCCGGATTTTGCAACCATACGCGATAGAGCAAAAGGAAAAACCAGAAAATTCATTTACAATATCCTTTCTTTTGGTTGGCAAGGTACTGCAAAACAATGGCAGCGTTTCGAGTCGCTTTCGTTGGTGTTGGCGGGTCTTTCTACACCACTTGTATTATCGGTTCACACCATCGTATCTTTTGACTTCGCAACTTCTGTAATTCCCGGATGGCACACCACCATCTTCCCTCCATACTTCGTTGCCGGAGCAATTTTCTCGGGCTTTGCCATGGTGGAAACGCTGATGCTAATTACCCGTAAGCTGTTTAAGTTAGAAGATTATATTACGGTAAACCACATCGAATCTATGAACAAGATTATTGTTTTAACAGGTTCAATTGTAGGTATTGCCTACTTAACCGAGTTGTTTATTGCTTGGTATTCCGGTTACTTGTATGAGCAACACGCATTCTATAATCGTGCACTTGGTAAATACTGGTGGGCTTATACTTTAATGATGTCTTGTAACGTAATTTCTCCGCAAGCATATTGGTTCAAGAGTTTGCGCAGAAACCTTTGGGTTACATTTATCCTTTCAATTTTTGTGAATATAGGTATGTGGTTTGAGCGCTTTGTAATTATCGTAACCTCTTTGGCTGACGATTTCTTGCCTTCAAGCTGGACATATTTTTCACCAACATGGGTAGATATTGGAATTTATGTTGGCTCCATGTGTTTGTTCATGACATTGTTCTTGTTATTTGCCAGAACATTCCCAGTGGTAGCTATTGCTGAAATAAAATCAATTTTCAGAAAATCTTCTGCGGTGGCTAAAGCTGAGCGTGCTAAAAAAGAAGGCACTTCAGGTGGCGGATATGTTGGCAGCTATCAGGTTGGTGTTTTAGATAAAGATGCTAAAAACTAA
- a CDS encoding TAT-variant-translocated molybdopterin oxidoreductase, with translation MADKIYWKGLEEKNQHTAFTAVESKEFAENLPVLGGAADAISTKGDTNRRDFLKMLGFSVTAATIAASCEIPVRKSIPYAWKPEEIVPGVANYYASAFFSGGEFNAVLVKTREGRPIKIEGNKQSVVTKGGTSARAQASVLSLYDGGRYKNPRRGKENITWATADKEVKEKLEALKAAGSKVALFTSTVASPSTKAVIKDFMAAYPNVEHLVYDAISYSGLLDANQQSFGVRAVPNYQFANAKVIVGVGADYLGTWLNHTEYEADWAVNRRVSKEKPVMSKTFQIESVPTVTGFKADVRVPVKPSDEDAALITIYNIVTGSSAAGGLKNAKVEAAAKALVDAKGESLLVSGSNSVNAQLLVNAVNSFLGNYGKALSFDRPVYLKQGADSAATALYEGLKNGTYKGVLFYEANPVYNHPKGKELADLISKAELSVSFANRLDETSAVSGYVLPDNHYLESWNDVEVKAGVLNTAQPAISKLFDTRQFQETLLAYSGAASSNYYEYIQKYWEANFYTKQNKYTGFWAFWDTAIHDGEVVLNTTAAATVAGNPNVAAAAEALAKEAAGYGELQLKLYESLTVGDGTYADNPWLMETPDPVSKVTWDNFVVVSPKFAEKNGLQPDLEMKDYHVIKVKAGEVEVELPVVAVPGTPEGTFGIALGFGRTAVNHDLLKNGKNVYPLLASGTGIVGNVSWTKTGKTEKVAITQTHHNLTLKGLGGTKTRKIVKEATLSEYAKNPHAGNEDRAQILHELVTLYPTHDRPGHHWTMAIDLNTCTGCSACVVACNAENNIPVVGKDQVVRAREMHWLRIDRYFAGSEEDPTVVFQPMLCQHCDNAPCENVCPVAATNHSSEGLNQMTYNRCIGTRYCANNCPYKVRRFNWYDYAGNDSFDKKWGTGNDEGLASYQLGMREPVSRMVLNPDVTVRSRGVIEKCSFCVQRLQDAKLTAKKANRPLQDGEAQTACQTSCPTGAITFGDRNNKEAAVTKLFNDERTFGVIEELHTLPNVVYLTQIRNTEEEAKA, from the coding sequence ATGGCAGATAAAATATATTGGAAAGGTTTAGAAGAAAAGAATCAGCACACCGCTTTTACAGCAGTAGAAAGCAAAGAGTTCGCTGAAAATCTTCCGGTGTTAGGTGGAGCGGCAGATGCCATTTCTACCAAAGGAGATACCAACCGCAGAGATTTCTTAAAAATGCTAGGTTTTAGCGTAACGGCAGCGACCATTGCAGCAAGTTGCGAAATTCCTGTGCGCAAATCAATTCCTTATGCGTGGAAACCGGAGGAAATTGTGCCGGGGGTTGCCAACTATTACGCATCAGCATTTTTTAGCGGAGGAGAATTTAATGCCGTATTGGTTAAAACACGCGAAGGTCGCCCAATTAAAATAGAAGGAAACAAACAAAGCGTAGTTACCAAAGGAGGAACTTCTGCACGTGCCCAAGCTTCGGTATTAAGTTTATACGATGGAGGTCGCTATAAAAACCCACGTAGAGGCAAAGAAAACATTACATGGGCAACTGCCGATAAAGAAGTAAAGGAAAAATTAGAAGCATTAAAGGCAGCCGGTAGTAAAGTAGCATTGTTTACATCAACTGTTGCCAGCCCTTCAACTAAAGCAGTAATTAAAGATTTTATGGCAGCATATCCAAATGTTGAACATTTGGTGTACGATGCCATTTCATATTCCGGTCTTTTAGATGCCAACCAACAATCGTTTGGTGTGCGCGCTGTGCCTAATTACCAATTTGCCAATGCAAAAGTAATTGTAGGTGTAGGAGCCGACTATTTGGGAACATGGCTTAACCATACCGAGTACGAAGCAGACTGGGCTGTAAATCGCAGAGTCTCTAAAGAGAAACCGGTAATGAGCAAAACTTTCCAAATAGAAAGTGTGCCAACTGTAACAGGGTTTAAAGCCGATGTGCGCGTGCCTGTAAAACCTTCAGATGAAGATGCAGCACTCATTACAATTTACAACATTGTAACGGGAAGTAGTGCAGCAGGTGGTTTAAAGAATGCAAAAGTAGAAGCTGCAGCAAAGGCATTAGTAGATGCTAAAGGCGAAAGCTTGTTAGTAAGTGGCAGTAATAGCGTAAACGCGCAATTATTGGTAAATGCAGTAAACAGCTTTTTAGGAAATTATGGCAAGGCATTAAGTTTTGATCGCCCCGTATATCTTAAACAAGGTGCAGATAGCGCAGCAACTGCTCTATATGAAGGTTTAAAGAATGGCACCTACAAAGGCGTATTATTCTATGAAGCCAATCCGGTTTACAATCATCCTAAGGGTAAAGAATTAGCAGATTTAATTTCAAAGGCAGAGCTAAGTGTTTCTTTTGCCAATAGATTAGACGAAACATCGGCTGTTTCAGGATATGTACTACCCGATAATCACTACTTAGAAAGTTGGAATGATGTTGAAGTAAAAGCCGGAGTGTTGAATACGGCTCAACCTGCTATTTCAAAATTGTTTGATACACGTCAATTTCAAGAAACGCTTTTAGCATATAGCGGAGCAGCATCTTCAAACTACTACGAGTACATTCAAAAATACTGGGAAGCAAATTTTTATACCAAGCAGAATAAATATACCGGCTTTTGGGCATTTTGGGACACTGCCATCCATGATGGCGAAGTAGTACTGAACACTACAGCCGCTGCTACAGTTGCAGGTAATCCAAATGTAGCTGCCGCTGCCGAAGCATTGGCAAAAGAAGCCGCAGGATATGGCGAATTGCAACTTAAACTATACGAATCGCTTACCGTTGGTGATGGTACTTATGCCGATAACCCTTGGTTAATGGAAACTCCGGATCCGGTGAGCAAAGTAACTTGGGATAACTTTGTAGTGGTAAGTCCAAAATTTGCAGAAAAGAATGGTTTGCAGCCAGACTTGGAAATGAAGGATTACCATGTAATTAAAGTAAAAGCAGGCGAAGTAGAAGTAGAATTGCCAGTAGTTGCAGTTCCGGGAACTCCGGAAGGAACTTTTGGTATTGCACTTGGTTTTGGAAGAACAGCCGTAAACCACGACTTACTTAAAAATGGAAAGAATGTTTATCCATTATTAGCCTCGGGAACAGGAATAGTTGGCAATGTTTCTTGGACTAAAACAGGAAAAACAGAGAAAGTAGCTATTACTCAAACGCATCATAACCTCACATTAAAAGGGTTAGGCGGTACTAAAACACGTAAAATAGTAAAAGAAGCTACCTTATCGGAGTATGCAAAAAATCCACATGCAGGAAATGAAGATCGCGCACAAATTTTGCATGAGTTAGTTACACTTTACCCAACACACGACCGTCCGGGACATCACTGGACAATGGCAATAGACTTAAATACTTGTACTGGTTGCAGTGCTTGTGTGGTAGCTTGTAATGCAGAAAACAATATTCCGGTGGTAGGGAAAGACCAAGTAGTACGCGCCCGCGAAATGCATTGGTTGCGTATAGATCGCTATTTTGCCGGAAGCGAAGAAGATCCAACCGTGGTATTTCAACCAATGTTGTGCCAACATTGCGACAATGCACCTTGCGAAAACGTATGTCCGGTGGCAGCAACCAACCACAGCAGTGAAGGTTTAAACCAAATGACTTACAACCGTTGTATCGGTACTAGATATTGTGCAAATAACTGTCCTTACAAAGTACGTAGATTTAACTGGTACGATTATGCAGGAAACGACAGTTTCGATAAAAAATGGGGAACAGGAAACGATGAGGGTTTAGCTTCTTACCAATTAGGAATGCGCGAACCGGTATCTCGCATGGTATTGAATCCGGATGTTACGGTTCGTTCACGTGGGGTTATAGAAAAATGTTCTTTCTGCGTACAACGTTTACAAGATGCAAAACTAACTGCCAAAAAAGCAAACAGACCTTTGCAAGATGGCGAAGCACAAACAGCTTGTCAAACATCATGCCCAACAGGTGCAATTACATTTGGCGACAGAAATAATAAAGAAGCTGCGGTTACTAAGTTGTTTAATGACGAAAGAACATTTGGTGTAATTGAAGAACTACACACTTTGCCAAATGTGGTTTATTTAACTCAGATTAGAAACACAGAAGAAGAAGCAAAAGCATAA
- a CDS encoding c-type cytochrome — translation MTNVHCWSQDLANKKPRYSILSLAFAAILLLFSSISFAQDAAAIAEGKALFKANCAACHNPLQNTTGPALKGTLERWEAAGEYKGKSGKQWLHEWIHNWNTPVKAGFPYAEKMSNWSPMQMTMFPTLKDEEIDKILLYVDNSETKPAGGAAGDGKTAQAADAGAAKEDASKAPGAAVYLFVVFLVVLVAILAAVTKKLNRIVAEKKGEPLPAEDNTPFWKSRKFLATVIILGIVYVGYHLVDGAIHLGRQQGYQPTQPIKFSHQLHAGKHKIECQYCHSTAATGKHSNIPSVNTCMNCHKNVQQGPEFGKTEIAKIYAAAGWDPDQGKYVSDPKPIEWVRIHNLPEHVYFNHAQHVNAGKVACQTCHGPVEEMREVYQYSPLSMGWCINCHRQTEVQFASNNYYSTYEKIHEELKSKKLDKVTVEKIGGTECQKCHY, via the coding sequence ATGACAAATGTGCATTGCTGGTCGCAGGACCTCGCGAACAAAAAACCGAGATACAGCATACTTTCGTTGGCTTTCGCAGCCATATTGCTGTTGTTTTCTTCAATTTCTTTTGCTCAGGATGCTGCTGCAATAGCTGAAGGTAAAGCCTTGTTTAAGGCTAACTGTGCTGCTTGCCACAATCCGCTGCAAAACACCACCGGTCCTGCCCTAAAGGGTACTTTGGAACGCTGGGAAGCAGCCGGAGAATACAAGGGCAAATCCGGTAAGCAATGGTTGCATGAGTGGATTCACAACTGGAATACGCCTGTAAAGGCAGGATTCCCGTATGCCGAAAAAATGAGCAATTGGTCGCCCATGCAAATGACCATGTTTCCTACTTTGAAAGACGAGGAAATAGATAAGATATTGTTGTATGTTGATAATTCTGAAACTAAACCGGCCGGAGGCGCTGCTGGCGATGGCAAAACGGCACAAGCTGCCGATGCAGGCGCAGCTAAAGAAGATGCTTCTAAAGCTCCGGGTGCAGCGGTTTATCTTTTTGTAGTATTCTTGGTTGTATTGGTAGCTATTTTAGCGGCCGTTACTAAAAAGTTAAACAGAATTGTTGCTGAGAAAAAAGGTGAGCCACTTCCTGCCGAAGACAACACACCATTTTGGAAAAGCCGCAAGTTTTTAGCCACTGTAATTATTTTAGGAATTGTATATGTAGGATATCACTTGGTAGATGGCGCTATTCACTTAGGTCGCCAACAAGGATACCAGCCTACTCAACCTATTAAGTTTTCGCACCAATTGCACGCTGGTAAACATAAAATTGAGTGTCAGTATTGCCACTCTACCGCTGCCACCGGAAAGCATAGCAACATACCTTCGGTAAACACTTGTATGAACTGTCATAAAAATGTTCAACAAGGACCTGAGTTTGGCAAAACAGAAATAGCAAAAATTTATGCCGCAGCCGGTTGGGATCCGGATCAAGGAAAATATGTGAGCGACCCCAAGCCAATAGAATGGGTGCGTATTCACAATTTACCGGAACACGTGTATTTTAACCATGCCCAACACGTAAATGCAGGTAAAGTAGCTTGCCAAACATGCCATGGCCCGGTAGAAGAAATGAGAGAAGTGTACCAATACTCTCCGCTTTCAATGGGTTGGTGTATCAATTGCCACCGCCAAACAGAAGTTCAATTTGCTTCAAACAACTACTATTCAACTTACGAAAAAATTCACGAAGAATTAAAGAGTAAGAAGTTAGATAAAGTTACCGTTGAAAAAATTGGCGGAACAGAATGTCAAAAGTGTCATTATTAA